A section of the Cylindrospermum stagnale PCC 7417 genome encodes:
- a CDS encoding DUF2808 domain-containing protein, with protein sequence MKKLIYTFAFTLVFASSIPTAWAKNPNDAKFSHLGNSAAVPNDARTIDATHKFDVHVQGKALSELAIDLPEGVSIDKGIEVQNKLGQKIPTTVSINNRKATVAFSEPVALGTSISIRMKGVNTPGYEETWHYPVSVKKVDMKEEIPLGLARIQTYGG encoded by the coding sequence ATGAAAAAGCTGATTTACACATTTGCTTTTACCTTAGTTTTCGCATCTTCAATTCCTACTGCTTGGGCGAAAAATCCAAATGATGCTAAATTTTCCCATCTCGGAAATAGTGCTGCTGTTCCTAATGATGCCCGTACCATAGATGCTACTCATAAGTTTGATGTTCATGTCCAAGGTAAAGCTCTTTCAGAATTGGCGATTGATTTACCAGAGGGGGTAAGTATTGATAAAGGAATTGAAGTCCAAAATAAATTAGGTCAAAAAATTCCGACAACGGTTTCCATTAACAACAGAAAAGCTACAGTAGCTTTTTCGGAACCAGTAGCCCTTGGTACAAGCATATCAATTCGTATGAAAGGAGTTAATACTCCAGGTTATGAGGAAACTTGGCATTATCCAGTATCTGTCAAAAAGGTTGATATGAAAGAAGAAATTCCACTTGGTTTAGCCCGGATTCAGACTTACGGTGGCTAG
- the rppA gene encoding two-component system response regulator RppA translates to MLISQNCHEPLTFQFDMRVLLVEDESDLGAAIKRTLKQQKYLVDWVMDGNEAWAYLENSSAQYTVAILDWMLPGFTGLELCKKLRLKGNSLPVLMLTARDSMEDKVAGLDAGADDYLVKPFGMAELLARLRALQRRYPHLQPQQLTVGNFTLDYSNSTVVGQNTTGEKQEISLTNKEFQLVEYFMKHPNQIVTTEQIRNQLWEVSAEPASNVVAAQVRLLRRKLACFDCANPIETLHGMGYRLNLTNESK, encoded by the coding sequence ATGCTGATTTCACAAAATTGCCACGAACCTCTAACTTTTCAATTTGATATGCGGGTACTGTTAGTCGAAGATGAGTCAGATTTAGGCGCTGCTATTAAGCGAACGCTGAAGCAGCAAAAGTATTTAGTTGACTGGGTAATGGATGGTAATGAAGCATGGGCATATTTAGAAAATAGTTCGGCACAATATACAGTGGCGATTTTAGATTGGATGCTCCCAGGATTTACTGGTTTGGAATTGTGTAAAAAGCTGCGTTTAAAAGGAAATTCTTTGCCTGTCTTGATGCTCACAGCTAGAGATAGCATGGAAGATAAAGTTGCTGGCTTAGATGCGGGTGCTGATGATTACTTGGTGAAGCCTTTTGGAATGGCAGAATTACTGGCAAGGTTGCGGGCATTGCAGCGGCGTTATCCCCACTTACAACCTCAACAACTAACCGTTGGTAACTTTACTTTAGATTACAGCAATAGTACAGTTGTCGGTCAAAATACGACGGGGGAAAAACAGGAAATTTCTTTAACTAATAAAGAATTCCAACTGGTGGAATATTTTATGAAGCACCCCAATCAAATTGTTACCACCGAACAGATTCGCAATCAGCTTTGGGAAGTGAGTGCAGAACCTGCTAGCAATGTGGTAGCAGCGCAAGTACGTTTGTTGCGTCGCAAACTAGCCTGCTTCGACTGCGCCAACCCGATTGAAACTTTGCACGGTATGGGATATCGTCTGAATCTGACTAATGAATCAAAATAA